Genomic window (Mobula birostris isolate sMobBir1 chromosome 20, sMobBir1.hap1, whole genome shotgun sequence):
ACACTGAAAGCGGAGATTGAGAGGTTCTTGGTTggtttaaggggagaaggcaggggaaggggatTGAGGGGgagaatgaatcagccatgatggaatcgcGGAGGAGACTGGATGGaccgactggcctaattctgctcccgtgtctTGTGGTCCGAAGCCAGGCGATCGGAGCAGAATTGCAGTGTGGAGTTGCACATGACGCTTGGCAGCGGGGTGGGAAAACTAAAAAACTTGACAACTGCATGTCATGGGTCAGTCAGGAACGCGGTTTAATAATTAACACCATAGATGGTACCACTCAGGGCTTCAAAGGGATTTATTCTGACCCGCAGGTTTTTACAATCGTGGAATCGGGCCAGTTGCCTACTTCGGTTGGCGTTCCCTGGTGGGCCGTTCGGCAGGCTCCAGTGAAGGGGAAAGAGGGGGTGGTCCGGGGGGGGGGCAGGCGGGACTGAGGGTGGGGACGGCTCTTGCGTCAGTGGTCACTTCAGGATTCGCCCGGAGAATTCTTGAGGACTGTTGACCAAAGGACTGATCCGATTTTCCGGAAGGGAGCACGCTCCAGTCCGCCTGACACCAGGACCGGTTCCCCGAGGGTCCAGGAACGCGACGCGGTCACTCGGCGAGGGTGGGCATCCGGACCGACAGCACGTGGGACTTCCTGTTGAACCTGGCACTGACCGTGTCCTCGCTGATGGGGTCAGGTAGGTCAAGTTGCAGTCTGTACTTGTCGGGGACGTCGATAACCACGTCATCCTGCACCGGAGAAATGAACAGTCCAAATCTACTGTACTTCTACGTAAACGTTAATTTAGATGATGAGGACACtctgtcctcgtttattgtcatttagaaatgcatgcattaaaaaatgacacaacgttcctccagaatgatatcacaagaaaaatgcaggacaaaccaagactaaaactgacaaaaccacataattataacatatagttacaacagtgcaaagcaataccgtaattttaattttaaatgatCAGCTCAAATTACGTTATTTGGCGGATACAGTGCCGAGTTGGACCTGCTGGCCTTTCAGCAGGTCCAATCCGCACTGTATCCGCTAaatattaaccctaacctaatcacgggacaatttacaatgaccaattaacctagctggtacacagaaacacagaaaacctacagcaccatacaggccctttggcccacaatgctgtgcagaacatgtacttagaaattacccagggttacccataaccctctatttttctcagctccatgtacctaaccaggagtctcttaaaggaccctatcgtatccgcctccaccaccattgccggcagcccattccacacactcaccactctgtgtgaaaaacttacccctgacatctcctctgtacctacttccaagcaccctaaaactgccCCCTCTGGTGTTagctgtttcagccctgggaaaaagcctctgactatccacacgatcaatgcctctcatcatcttatacacctctatcaggtcacctctcaccctccgtcgctccaaggagaaaaggccaagttcactcaacctattctcataaggcatgctccccaatccaggcaacatccttgtaaatctcctctgcaccctttctatggtttccacatccttcctgtagtgaggtgaccagaactgagcacagtactccaagtggggtctgatcagggtcctatacagctgcaacattacctctcggctcctaaattcaatcccaggaacagggagataggggatctgaatgtgtggctgaggagctggtgtggGGAGCAGGGACTTAggttcttggaccactgggatctgttttggggtaaggatgaattgtacagaagggacgggttgcaccttaacagacggggaccagcattctggcaggcaggtttgccactgcaacacgggtgtgtttaaactaagtagtgggggggaggggatgaatggGAAATATgagaatggagttaaagggaaagagagaataaggaaagttaagacagacaacagaattaacgggcagaaagctcaggaagggatcggagagaatggccaagtgcaataggaatcaatgtgaaaggagaggggagtaatggattaaaagtattgtatctgaatgcacaaagtataaaataaagtggatgagcttgaggcttagttggaaattggcaagtatgacgttgtaggaataacagagacatggctgcaagaggaccagggctgggaaatgaatattcaagggtatacgccctatcgaaaggacagacaggtgggcagagggggtgggctAGCTctgtgaggaatgaaattcagtccctcgcgaggggtgacatagaatcaggagatgtagagtcagtatggatagaactgagaaattgtaagggcaagaagaccctaatgggagttacctacaggcccccagacagtagcctggatatagggtgcaagttgaatcaagagttaaaattggcaaatcgcaaaggtaatactacggttgttatgggggatttcaacatgcaggtagactggtccagaccccaagaaagggagtttgtggagtccctccgagatggattcttagagcagcttgtgctggagcctaccagggagaaggcaattctggatttagtgttgtgtaatgaaccggatttgataagggaacttgaggtacaggagccattaggaggcagtgaccataatatggtaagttttaaactacaatttgagagggaaaagggaaacttggaagtgtcagtattacagttgaacaaagggaactatggtgctatgagggaggagcttgccaaagttcaatggaacaataccctagcagggatgacagtggaacagcaatggcaggtatttctgggaataatgtggaaggtgcaggatcagttcattccaaagaggaagaaagatcctaagggaagtagggggaggccgtggctgacaagggaagacaaggacagtataaaaataaaagagaagaagtataacatagcaaagacgagtgcgaagccggaggattgggaaacttttaaagagcaacagaggataactaaaaaggcaatacggggagaaaagatgagatacgaaggcaagctggccaagaatataaaggaggatagtaaaagcttctttaggtatgtgaggaggaaaaaattagttaggaccaaagttgggcccttgaagacagaaatgggtgaatttgttatggggaacaaggaaatggcagatgagttgaacaggtactttggatctgtcttcactggggaagacacaaacaatctcccagatgtaatagtggccagaggacctagggtaacggaggaactgaagaagattcacattaggcagaaaatggcattgaatagactgatgggactgaaggcttttaaatccccagggtctgatggtctgcaccccagggtacaaAAGGAGGTGGCTCtcgaaatcgtggacacattggaaattattttccaatgttctatagattcaggatcagttcaggattggagggtagctaatgttatcccactttttaagaaaggagggagaaagaaaacagggaattatgaccagttagcctgacatcagtggtggggaagatgctggagtcaattataaaggatgaaatagcagcacatttggatagcagtggcaggatcggtctgagtcagcatggatttacgaaagggaaatcatgtttgactaatcttctggaattttttgaggatgtaactataaaaatggacaagggagagccagtggatgtagtgtacctggactttcagaaagcctttgataaggtcccacataggaggttagtgggcaaaattagagcacatggtattgggggtagggtactgacatggatagaaaattggttggcagacaggaaacaacgAGTAGGggttaacaggtccctttcagaatggcaggcggtgattagtggggtaccgcaaggctcggtgctgggaccgcagctatttacaatatacattaatgatttaaaactaacattagcaaatttgcagatgacacaaagctgggtggatgtgtgaaatgtgcggaggatgttgagataatgcaggatgacttggacaggttgggtgagtgggcagatgcatggcagatgcagtttaatgtggataaatatgaggttatccactttggtggcaagaacaggaaggcagattactatttgaatggtgtcaagttaggaaaaggggaagtacaacgagatctgggtgtccttgttcatcagtcactgaaagtaagcatgcaggtacagcaggcagtgaagaaagctaatggtatgctagccttcataacaaggggagttgagtataggagcaaagaggtccttctgcagctgtacagggccctggtgagaccacacctggtgtattgtgtacagttttggtctccaaatttgaggaaggacattcttgctaatgagggagtgcagcataggttcacgaggttaattcccgggatggtgggactgtcatatgtcgaaagattggagcaactgggcttgtatactctggaatttagaaggatgagaggggatctgattgaaacatataagattattaggggattggacacgctagaggcaggaaacatgttcctaatgttggggggggggggggtccagaaccagaggccacagtttaagaataaggggtagaccatttagtacggagttgaggaaaaactttttcacacagagggttgtggttctgtggaatgctctgcctcagaaggcagtggaggccaattctctggattctttcaagaaagagttagatagagctcttaaagatagcggagtgaagggatatggggagaaggcagaaactggatactgattgtggatgatcagccatgatcacagtgaatggcggtgctggctcgaagggctgaatggcctactcctgcgcctattgtctattgtacgtCTGTAGACTGTGGggagaaactggaacacccagaggaaaaacCCACGGAGAGACTGTACAGAGATTCCTTACTGAATAtcgccagaattgaactttggACTCTggaacgccccgagctgtaattgcTCCCAGAAGTTAGTTCCTCTTCAATTACTTTTATAGAACTAGAAGCAACTTTCTGGCTGGTGGGTCCAGGCGATGATGTGACAGTAATATCCCCTCACTAATACCCCCTCTACCTGCGTCGGAAGGAGACATTACAGACCACGTGTGCCCACCTTTCAAACAGAACACACACTTTCCTACTGTGATATAAaaatcataaattttaaaaataatcaaaAACACTAACTTGTTGATCACTTTTATAAATCACAACCCGCATTACTCACTGGTTGTCTAATCCGACCACAATTTTTTTTTGGGACCTGGAGTGAGTCTGTGTCCCAATGAAGACACAGGAAGTGGGAAGTCCGGAGCACCAGACTCCGGGAACGCCTCTTCCCCACCCTGCTGTCGAGACTCCTGAGCTGTTCACCTCTCCCACAACATGAACCCCGCCCCCACCCTCAGCTATCCTTCGCCGTTCCTTTCTGCAGTATTTCGGGCCGTACAGCACGAGTCATCTCGTACTCGTCGCAGTATTCGTTGATGTAGTTCTATTCTGTAGGAGGTCGAATAgttcagcagagaaacaggcccctcggcccacagtgctgtgctgtaCCAGCCGTGAAGTAAATCAAAAACGTCCGTATCCCTCCTACACGACGTCCACGTCCCTCCACCCTCCTCGCATCCATGTGCCGATCTGAACGTCTCCCAAAAGCCCCGaatgtgtttgcctctaccactgcACAAGGCAGCGCATTCTGGGTCTCCACCGTGCTCTGAGTAAaacaaaacttacccctcacccTCTGGTGTTAGATGTTCCGGCCCTGGGCAACAGATACTCCCAGTCCACTCTATCTCTGACTCTCATAGTCCGATAAACCTcgatcagatctccccctcaACCTCTGGTGTCAGACGTTCcggccctgggaaacagatactcccagTCCACTCTATCTCTGACTCTCATAGTCCGATAAACCTcgatcagatctccccctcaACCTCTGGTGTCAGACgttccagccctgggaaacagatactcccagtccactctatctctgcctctcatagtcCTAGAAACCttgatcagatctcccctcacgcCCTGGTGTTAGATGTTCCGGCCCTGGGCAACAGATACTCCCTGtgcactctatctctgcctctcatagtccgataaacctcgatcagatctcccctcacccCCTGGTGTCAGACGTTCCGGCCCTGGACAACAGATACTCCCTGtgcactctatctctgcctctcatagtccgataaacctcaatcagatctcccctcacccCCTGGTGTTAGACGTTCcggccctgggaaacagatactcccagtccactctatctctgcctctcatagtccgataaacctcgatcagatctcccctcaccctctggTGTTAGACGTTCCGGCCCTGGGCAACAGATACTCCcagtccactctatctctgcctctcatagtccgataaacctcgatcagatctcccctcaccctctggTGTTAGACGTTCCGGCCCTGGGCAACAGATACTCCcagtccactctatctctgcctctcatagtccgataaacctcgatcagatctcccctcacgcCCTGGTGTTAGACGCTCCGGCCCTGGGCAACAGATACTCCcagtccactctatctctgcctctcatagtccgataaacctcgatcagatctcccctcacgcCCTGGTGTTAGACGTTCCGGCCCTGGGCAACAGATACTCCCTGtgcactctatctctgcctctcatagtccgataaacctcgatcagatctcccctcaccctctggTGTTAGATGTTCTGGCCCTGGGCAACAGATACTCCcagtccactctatctctgcctctcatagtcCGATAAACCttgatcagatctcccctcaccctctggtgttagatgttcctgccctgggaaacagatactcccagtccactctatctctgcctctcatagtccgataaacctcgatcagatctcccctcacgcCCTGGTGTTAGACGTTCCGGCCCTGGGCAACAGATACTCCcagtccactctatctctgcctctcatagtccgataaacctcgatcagatctccccctcaccctctggcgttccagagaaaacaacacacgGCCACGGGTCTGTTTCCAAACGCTCTTCAATCCCGTCCGTAGGAATTTTCTCCAGCAGTCTCCCAACGCTGACATGAGACTGGCCGGTCTGTAGTTCCCCAGGATTTTCCCCCTTTTTCTTATCTGGAGATACAGCATCTCCAGGCCCTTCTGATCCAGCCGGCCTAaccacgggacagtttacaaacGACCatctaacctactaaccggtgcgtctttggactgtgcgggaggaaaccagagcacccggaggaaaccccatGGGGTGACGGGGGggagaggacgtacaaactcaACTCTGCCCCCACCCCGAGCACCTCGTCAACTGCTACGCTGGCACGGCATGGTTCCTCTGGGACTGCTGTGCGAGCGAGGAATTTCACTGTGTCCCGGCGTGCGTGCGACTACAATCTCGTCTGAGCTGATCTGTTTCCCCAGGAGCCTCCGCTTCTCTTCGCAACTCTGGGCTACAAACTCGGCTGTCGGCGGTTTACAGGGCGCAGGGGCAAGGGTTAACACGGCGTCCCGGGCGAGGGTGAGAAGTCTTTGAAGAGTAGAGCCTCTCCCCCTGACGAGCAGTTCACGCTGATCAGAGACGAGATTGATTGAAATATGATTAAACGAGGGGACAATTGCTTTACGAGTTTCAAAGTTGCTATCTCTCAGCTTCCACTGACCTTGGAGCCCTGTGTTGTGAAACGGCGATTGGTCTCGAATTCAAACATGCACCATTAGCCAAACATTGctcaccactgagaacatctaccataaacgctgcctgggcagggcgaaaagcattatcagggatgcatctcaccctcaccgtggactttttactctcctcccatccggtaggtgctacaggagcctccgctcccgcaccagcaggcatgggaagagcttcttccctgaggctgtgaccctgctgaacctctcatcacagcactaagcagtattgtatccatattgtactgtctcagtgcttttatatttgtgtgctgtaacacttactttttattcacagttattttgtaaataacactattctttgtgtttctggtcagatgctaactgcatttcattggctttgtatctgtactcggcacagtgacaataaagttgaaacatagaaaataggtgcaggagtaggccattcggccctttgagcctgcaccgccattcagtatgatcatggctgatcatccaactcagtacCCCGCCcccgccttccctccataccccctgatcccttcagccacaagggccatatctaactccctcttaaatatagccaatgaactggcctcaactgtttcctgtggcagagaattccacagattcaccactctctgtgtgaagaagtttttccgcatctccgtcctaaaaggcttcccctctatccccaaactgtgacccctcgttctggacttccccaacatcgggaacaatctttctgcatccagcctgtccaatccctttaggattttatatgtttcaataagatcccccctcaatcttctaaattccagcgagtataagcctagtcaatccagtctttcttgatatgaaagccctgccatcccaggaatcaatctggtgaacctctatggcaaggatgtctttcctcagattagaggaccaaaactgcacacaatactccaggtgtggtctcaccaaggccttgtacaactgcagtagtacctccctgctcctgtactcgaatcctcttgaatctaatctaatctattcccTAACCGCTGGTCAATTCTAAAAGAAATGGCATTTCTCCGTTCAAACCTcggtgacgggggtgggggggggcatgcTGTTCAGGAGTAAAATAACGTAACCCAGGTGTTGGGGGAATGTGGGTgtcctcctgcaggattccctGGTGGTTAATCTGCAGGTTCAGTcggcagtgaggaaggcaaatgcaatgctagcgttcatattgagagaactagaatgcaGGGTGGTAAGGCCGAGGCTTTGTGAGGCACTggtaagaccccacttggagcaccgCGAGCAGATTTGGGCCCGCTCCCCTCCCACTtcataagaaaggatgtgctgatatttgaGAAGgttttagaggaggttcacaagaatgattttggaATGCaaggcttatcgtatgaggagggatcgatggctctgggcctgtactcactggaatttagaggaatgagggggatctcactgaaacctgctgaatgttgaaaggcctcgatagagtgggtgtggagaggatgtttcctatagtgggggagtctaggaccagagaacacagatagagtggatgtggagaggatgtttcctatagtgggggagtctaggaccagaggacacagatagagtgggtgtggagaggatgtttcctgtagtgggggagtctaggaccagaggacacagatagagtgggtgtggagaggatgtttcctgtagtgggggagtctaggaccagagggcacagatagagtgggtgtggagaggatgtttcctgtagtgggggagtctaggaccagagggcacagatagagtgggtgtggagaggatgtttcctatagtgggggagtctaggaccagagggcacagatagagtgggtgtggagaggatgtttcctatagtgggggagtctaggaccagaggacacagatagagtgggtgtggagaggatgtttcctatagtgggggagtctaggaccagaggacacagatagagtgggtgtggagaggatgtttcctatagtgggggagtctaggaccagagggcacagatagagtggatgtggagaggatgtttcctatggtggggtgtctaggaccagagggcacagatagagtgggtgtggagaggatgtttcctgtagtgggggagtctaggaccagagggcacagatagagtgggtgtggagaggatgtttcctatagtgggggagtctaggaccagagggcacagatagagtggatgtggagagggtgtttcctacagtggggaagtctaggaccagagggcacagatagagtggatgtggagagggtgtttcctacagtgggggagtctaggaccagagggcacagatagagtgggtgtggagaggatgtttcctatagtgggggagtctaggaccagaggacacagatagagtgggtggggagaggatgtttcctagagtgagggtgtctgggaccagagggcacagatagagtggatgtggagagaatgtttcctgtagtgggggagtctaggaccagagggcacagatagagtgggtggggagaggatgtttcctatagtgggggagtctaggaccagaggacacagatagagtgggtggggagaggatgtttcctagagtgagggtgtctgggaccagaggacacaaatagagtgtgtgtgtgtgtgtgtgttctgggcACAGTTAAGATATTCTGATATTGGTAATGATAACAGCACGAGATCGAGAGTCACATGTACCTTCGAAACGCTGAGTTCACATTCTGCCACTGAGGAAACCCCAGGCAGCTCCACCCTCAGCTCCAGCGAGCGCGTGCTCCCGCTCCCGTCTTTAACGGCCGCCATCTCGTAGGCCGGGGTCTCCACTCCGCCCCCGGGCTCGAGCTCCGTGCTGGAGATCTCCTGGATGAGCCCGGGCCTCCCGGGGAGGCCGGCGTCGCCGGGCAGCCGGACGGGAGGGGCCCCCGCCGTCTCCGGGCCGGCTCCCGCGGCGAGCCGCCGCCTCAGCTGCTCGACGCTGCCCCGCAGTTTCTCCGGCAGCAGCCGGTAGGAACGCGACAGGCATAGGCGGTGCTGCTCCTCGACGTGCCTCATGGCCAGCCGGACCAGCTGGTCTGTCTCTGCGGGGTCCTCGCCCCCTCTCCGCAGCACCTCGGGGCTGTACGCCACGTCGGTGACAACctctgtgggaggaaaactgAAATGCAGTAGCAGAAAcagatctctccctctcacactctccctctctctctacctcacTCACCTTCTCACTCTGTACCTctcttattttctctctctctctctctacttctctatctctctatcactctctctctctctatatatatatctcactctctgtcctccctcactctctctctatttctctatctctctatcactctctctctctctctctctctctctatatatatatatatatatatatatctatatatatatatatcttactctctgtcctccctcactctctctctatttctctatctctctatcactctctctatatatatatctcactctctgtcctccctcactctctctctatttctctatctctctatcactctctctctctctatatatatatatctcactctctgtcctccctcattctctctctatttctctatctctctatcactctctctctctatatatatatatctcactctctgtcctccctcactctctctctttctctatctctctatctctctctctctctctctctctctctctatatatatatatatatatataatatctcactctctgtcctccctcactctctctatttctctctctctctatcactctctctctctctctatatatatatatatatctcactctctgtcctccctcactctctctctttctctatctctatctctctatcacactctctctctctctctctctctctctatatatatatatatatatatataatatctcactctctgtcctccctcactctctctctttctctctctctctctc
Coding sequences:
- the LOC140212705 gene encoding PIH1 domain-containing protein 2-like isoform X2 — translated: MAARRREEVLLQQLKQLWSTLDEMSEDNPEAYRRFIRQQLGEGKKQLAAPVPHGCFQTRIMGPGDRLLYVNLCGWDRLPAPKSDSDPVPLAGGTLEEAVNGTEVVTDVAYSPEVLRRGGEDPAETDQLVRLAMRHVEEQHRLCLSRSYRLLPEKLRGSVEQLRRRLAAGAGPETAGAPPVRLPGDAGLPGRPGLIQEISSTELEPGGGVETPAYEMAAVKDGSGSTRSLELRVELPGVSSVAECELSVSKDDVVIDVPDKYRLQLDLPDPISEDTVSARFNRKSHVLSVRMPTLAE
- the LOC140212705 gene encoding PIH1 domain-containing protein 2-like isoform X1 — encoded protein: MRQDGQTTSVQKATNYANTKREKSRYLLATPSCVDGSLKKAPESAMAARRREEVLLQQLKQLWSTLDEMSEDNPEAYRRFIRQQLGEGKKQLAAPVPHGCFQTRIMGPGDRLLYVNLCGWDRLPAPKSDSDPVPLAGGTLEEAVNGTEVVTDVAYSPEVLRRGGEDPAETDQLVRLAMRHVEEQHRLCLSRSYRLLPEKLRGSVEQLRRRLAAGAGPETAGAPPVRLPGDAGLPGRPGLIQEISSTELEPGGGVETPAYEMAAVKDGSGSTRSLELRVELPGVSSVAECELSVSKDDVVIDVPDKYRLQLDLPDPISEDTVSARFNRKSHVLSVRMPTLAE